The following proteins come from a genomic window of Geomonas sp. RF6:
- a CDS encoding DUF507 family protein, translating to MHISEDRISHLAHKVYDKLWRDDLADFSDERLALDCIKGAIGGFFSVLEQVDSAVRTKLSSYSHAKVPGSREWEILYQKFYAEELAKRKW from the coding sequence ATGCATATCTCGGAAGACCGCATTTCCCATCTGGCGCACAAGGTGTATGACAAGCTGTGGCGCGACGATCTCGCCGACTTCTCCGATGAGAGGCTGGCACTTGACTGCATCAAGGGCGCGATCGGCGGCTTCTTTTCCGTTCTCGAACAGGTAGACTCGGCGGTGCGGACGAAGCTTTCCTCCTACAGTCACGCGAAGGTCCCGGGAAGCAGGGAATGGGAGATTCTTTACCAGAAGTTCTACGCGGAGGAACTCGCGAAGCGGAAGTGGTGA
- a CDS encoding DUF507 family protein, with protein sequence MRLKDEQVARLAEKVLGDLEREGVMTAKKERGVLLAAVRGAISADLKAEEALERDAEDLLEKTLRGMGGAQEIDRHKMLRMIKEKLAKDRKIVL encoded by the coding sequence ATGCGTCTCAAGGATGAACAGGTGGCGCGCCTGGCGGAGAAAGTGCTGGGCGATCTGGAGCGTGAAGGGGTAATGACGGCGAAAAAGGAGAGGGGTGTTCTCCTTGCCGCCGTGCGCGGTGCGATCAGTGCCGATCTGAAGGCGGAAGAGGCGCTCGAGCGCGACGCCGAGGACCTCCTGGAGAAGACCCTCAGGGGGATGGGGGGCGCCCAGGAGATCGACCGGCACAAGATGCTCAGGATGATAAAGGAAAAGCTCGCCAAGGACCGGAAGATAGTTCTGTAG
- the aroF gene encoding 3-deoxy-7-phosphoheptulonate synthase: MLIVMGYQARKEEIAAVIKAIECMGLRAEPIPGGERTAIGVLGNTGYVDDSTVRDLPGVQEVIHVSKPYKLVSRAFHPECSVVTVGNVRIGSGERPVVTAGPCAVESEEQIMRTARAVKKAGADLLRGGAFKPRTGPHTFQGLKEEGLKLLAAAGRETGLAVVTEVMSPETVGIVAEHADLLQVGARNMQNFDLLKELGRSGKPVLLKRGMCATIEEFLAAAEYILAEGNPNVILCERGIRTFDTATRNTLDLSAIPLIKELSHLPIMADPSHATGKRSLVRPMAKAALVAGADGILVEVHPEPEKALSDGPQSLTCEDFEALMNELKPLYNYLGF; the protein is encoded by the coding sequence ATGCTGATCGTAATGGGATACCAAGCCAGGAAGGAAGAGATTGCCGCCGTCATAAAGGCGATCGAGTGCATGGGACTGCGGGCGGAGCCGATTCCGGGCGGGGAGCGCACCGCCATCGGGGTCCTCGGCAACACGGGGTATGTGGACGACAGCACGGTGCGCGATCTGCCGGGGGTACAGGAGGTCATTCACGTCTCCAAGCCGTACAAGCTCGTGTCGCGCGCCTTCCATCCGGAGTGCAGCGTCGTGACGGTGGGAAATGTGCGGATCGGCTCCGGCGAGCGCCCGGTGGTGACGGCGGGGCCGTGCGCCGTGGAGAGCGAGGAGCAGATCATGCGCACCGCCCGCGCGGTGAAAAAGGCCGGAGCAGATCTTCTGCGGGGAGGCGCCTTCAAGCCGCGCACCGGCCCCCATACCTTCCAGGGGCTGAAGGAGGAAGGGCTGAAGCTGTTGGCCGCGGCGGGACGGGAGACGGGGCTTGCCGTGGTGACCGAGGTGATGTCTCCGGAGACGGTGGGGATTGTCGCCGAGCACGCCGACCTCCTCCAGGTCGGCGCCCGCAACATGCAGAACTTCGACCTCCTGAAGGAGCTCGGCAGAAGCGGGAAACCGGTTCTCCTGAAGCGCGGCATGTGCGCCACCATAGAGGAGTTCCTTGCCGCGGCGGAGTACATCCTCGCCGAGGGGAACCCCAACGTGATCCTGTGCGAGCGCGGCATCCGCACCTTCGACACGGCGACGCGCAACACCCTCGACCTCTCCGCCATCCCGCTCATAAAGGAGCTCTCCCACCTGCCGATCATGGCCGACCCTTCGCACGCCACCGGGAAGAGGAGCCTCGTGCGCCCGATGGCAAAAGCGGCGCTCGTTGCCGGTGCGGACGGGATCCTCGTGGAGGTGCATCCGGAGCCGGAAAAGGCCCTCTCCGACGGCCCGCAGTCCCTTACCTGCGAGGACTTCGAGGCCCTTATGAACGAGCTTAAGCCGCTCTACAACTATCTGGGATTTTAA
- a CDS encoding ribonuclease Z, which translates to MTPHFIPALVNGDFQDPGLYLDFLFARRAILFDLGDLAPLSAKKLLRISDVCVSHTHIDHFNGFDRLLRICLGRDKGMRLFGPPHFLRQLESRLASYSWNLIASYPTEFIITAAEAAPDGTIRSAVFSSRKAFARESEEERSALDGILLDEENLRIRYAFLEHNTTTLGFALEEKVHVNIMKNKLEELGVPVGPWLAELKRAVLAGAGDDTVVRAVWKERGEVRERHFLLGELKEKTLSVVRGEKVAYVTDVSFSETNRERIVELARGADYFFIEATFLDSERERAHKRCHLTARQAGELARAAQVARVIPFHFSPRHLGEENLLRQEVEAAFRGE; encoded by the coding sequence ATGACCCCGCACTTTATCCCCGCCCTGGTGAACGGCGATTTTCAGGACCCCGGGCTCTATCTCGACTTTCTCTTCGCGCGCCGCGCCATACTCTTCGACCTCGGCGATCTCGCCCCCCTCTCGGCAAAAAAACTCCTGCGCATAAGCGACGTCTGCGTCTCCCACACCCACATCGACCACTTCAACGGCTTTGACCGTCTCCTGCGCATCTGCCTCGGGCGCGACAAGGGGATGCGGCTCTTCGGCCCCCCGCACTTTCTGCGCCAGCTCGAAAGCAGGCTCGCATCGTACAGCTGGAACCTGATCGCCAGCTACCCCACCGAATTCATCATAACCGCGGCAGAAGCCGCCCCCGACGGAACGATCCGGAGCGCCGTCTTCTCGTCGCGCAAAGCCTTCGCCCGCGAGTCGGAGGAGGAGCGGAGCGCCCTGGACGGGATTCTCCTGGACGAGGAGAACCTGAGGATCCGGTACGCCTTCCTGGAGCACAACACCACCACGCTCGGCTTCGCACTGGAGGAGAAGGTCCATGTGAACATCATGAAGAACAAGCTGGAGGAGTTGGGGGTGCCGGTCGGCCCCTGGCTTGCGGAGCTGAAGCGTGCGGTACTTGCCGGAGCGGGTGACGATACGGTCGTGAGGGCGGTCTGGAAGGAGCGGGGCGAGGTGCGCGAGCGCCACTTTTTACTGGGGGAACTGAAGGAGAAGACCCTCTCGGTGGTGCGAGGGGAAAAGGTGGCGTACGTGACGGACGTATCGTTCTCGGAGACGAACCGGGAGAGGATTGTGGAGCTGGCACGGGGGGCGGACTACTTCTTTATCGAGGCCACTTTTCTCGACAGCGAGCGGGAGAGGGCGCACAAGCGCTGTCACCTGACAGCCCGCCAAGCAGGGGAGCTTGCCCGGGCGGCGCAGGTGGCGCGCGTCATCCCGTTTCACTTCTCTCCGAGGCACCTCGGGGAGGAAAATCTTTTGCGGCAGGAGGTGGAGGCTGCCTTTCGGGGAGAGTAA